A single genomic interval of Streptomyces sp. BA2 harbors:
- a CDS encoding glycosyltransferase, translated as MHISFLIHNAFGFGGTIRTTINLANALAEQHDVEIVSVHRHRDSPVFPVHPQVGLRHLVDLRKGTPGYEGDLPEYRSPAAVFPKSETQYPHYSALTDQRIAHHLSTLTSDVIVGTRPGLNAHICLQAKQGPLRVGQEHLTFHNHPRPLRRALRRLYPRLDMLTTTTLADADTYRKHMTLPGVRIEAFPNPVPAPLSAPPGSRDKAVVAAGRLVPTKRYDLLIRAFDRVRADRPDWVLRIFGPGIGGGHGAQLQRLIEELGLEKHASLMGAVSPLETEWLKAGLAASASDHESFGMTIVEAMRCGVPVVSTDCPLGPREIISDGIDGRLVPMGDEEALAQNLLELINSDELRQRMAEAARISSARYEPALIAARFADTCAQLTRQRGTNGALKTVARRTRGSVIGAAYGVKDAVKRRFN; from the coding sequence TTGCACATCTCATTCCTCATCCACAATGCCTTCGGTTTCGGCGGCACGATCCGCACCACCATCAACCTCGCCAACGCGCTTGCCGAGCAGCATGATGTGGAGATCGTGTCGGTCCACCGGCACAGGGATTCACCAGTGTTCCCCGTGCATCCTCAAGTCGGGCTTCGACACCTGGTCGATCTGAGAAAGGGGACCCCGGGGTATGAGGGGGACCTGCCCGAATACCGCAGCCCAGCTGCTGTGTTTCCCAAGAGCGAGACGCAGTACCCGCACTACAGCGCCCTGACCGATCAGCGGATCGCTCATCACTTGAGCACGCTGACGAGCGACGTCATCGTAGGCACCCGACCAGGCCTGAACGCACATATCTGCCTGCAGGCCAAGCAGGGGCCGTTGCGCGTCGGGCAAGAGCACCTGACATTCCACAACCACCCGAGACCGCTGCGGCGTGCATTGCGTCGGCTGTACCCGCGCCTTGACATGCTGACAACCACGACCCTGGCTGACGCGGACACCTATCGCAAGCACATGACACTTCCGGGAGTGCGCATCGAAGCATTTCCCAATCCTGTGCCGGCGCCACTCAGTGCCCCGCCGGGCAGCAGGGACAAGGCAGTTGTCGCTGCCGGGAGACTCGTTCCGACCAAACGGTACGACCTCCTCATCCGAGCATTCGACAGAGTCCGCGCCGATCGCCCTGACTGGGTTCTCCGTATCTTCGGCCCAGGGATCGGGGGAGGCCACGGAGCGCAACTCCAGCGGCTCATCGAGGAATTGGGCCTGGAAAAGCACGCTTCTCTCATGGGCGCGGTTTCACCCCTGGAAACCGAGTGGCTCAAAGCGGGCCTTGCCGCGAGCGCTTCGGACCACGAGTCCTTCGGCATGACGATCGTCGAAGCGATGCGCTGTGGAGTGCCCGTTGTCTCCACCGACTGCCCCTTGGGCCCGAGGGAGATCATTTCCGATGGAATCGACGGGCGTCTCGTGCCCATGGGTGATGAGGAGGCCCTCGCTCAGAACCTCCTGGAGCTCATCAACAGTGATGAGCTCCGTCAGCGGATGGCCGAGGCGGCGCGAATCTCCTCGGCGCGTTACGAACCGGCACTCATCGCGGCACGCTTCGCCGACACCTGCGCTCAACTGACGAGGCAGCGTGGGACGAACGGGGCTCTGAAAACCGTCGCGCGCCGAACCCGAGGCTCAGTGATCGGAGCGGCCTACGGCGTCAAGGACGCGGTGAAGCGGAGATTCAACTGA
- a CDS encoding outer membrane protein assembly factor BamB family protein, translating into MTTERVEEKVRETLHAVALDQVRAPGDLVEKVVRRRSRRRFSQVAGAAVAVAAITVGAVLGFGGGAGGEDRPVRPAASPEGWKPWQKDAPGAGERGCLVDGSALYCAGSKYDAAKFDANTGERLWTVKVKREGDGIDHPFAVRDGVVYAYRNHTTKNEPNGDYRGGTDLMAVGADNGDVLWTVEMPQDDRTDQAAMLIDGAVLANTPNLRTMSALNPLTGKEKWRHTWDKGTVCQRAVLNGVPHLACMRDVEKPQGTDILRLDPATGKAEKVTALPGGQQFVGTSGDRMVLIEAKKTPTGKGGAARKSMRLTTISGSGKQTSHSYRLEAPLAGSDVVGDRVFTVTWKGMASAYSLTTGKTLWTAPVGVKMPDTEALPGITSPVVSSGQGVVYFLSPTGDLSGLDLNTGERVWRGHVDPGKPGPGFMDVPQLLAYEDVLVVRRGSKIVSLLPHIGD; encoded by the coding sequence ATGACGACGGAGCGGGTGGAGGAGAAGGTCCGGGAGACGCTTCACGCGGTCGCCCTGGATCAGGTGCGGGCGCCCGGGGACCTGGTCGAGAAGGTGGTGCGGCGGCGCAGCCGGCGCCGTTTCTCACAGGTCGCGGGGGCGGCGGTGGCCGTTGCCGCGATCACCGTGGGGGCGGTTCTCGGCTTCGGAGGCGGAGCGGGCGGAGAGGACCGGCCTGTGCGGCCCGCGGCGTCGCCGGAGGGCTGGAAGCCGTGGCAGAAGGACGCCCCGGGCGCCGGCGAGCGGGGCTGCCTGGTGGACGGATCCGCGCTGTACTGCGCCGGGTCCAAGTACGACGCCGCCAAGTTCGACGCCAACACCGGCGAGCGGCTGTGGACGGTCAAGGTCAAGCGCGAAGGCGACGGGATCGACCATCCGTTCGCCGTGCGCGACGGCGTGGTCTACGCCTACCGCAACCACACCACGAAGAACGAACCGAACGGCGACTACCGGGGCGGCACGGACCTGATGGCGGTGGGCGCCGACAACGGCGATGTGCTGTGGACGGTCGAGATGCCGCAGGACGACCGCACCGACCAGGCCGCCATGCTCATCGACGGCGCGGTCCTCGCGAACACCCCGAATCTTCGTACGATGTCGGCCCTCAACCCGCTGACGGGCAAGGAGAAGTGGCGCCACACCTGGGACAAGGGCACCGTGTGCCAACGGGCGGTGCTGAACGGCGTGCCCCATCTCGCGTGCATGCGTGACGTCGAGAAGCCTCAGGGCACGGACATCCTCCGTCTGGACCCCGCCACCGGCAAGGCCGAGAAGGTCACGGCTCTTCCCGGCGGGCAGCAGTTCGTCGGAACCTCGGGGGACCGGATGGTTCTGATCGAAGCGAAGAAGACGCCGACCGGCAAGGGCGGGGCGGCCCGCAAGAGCATGCGACTGACCACCATCAGCGGTTCCGGGAAGCAGACGTCGCACTCCTATCGCCTCGAGGCGCCGCTGGCCGGCTCGGATGTCGTGGGCGATCGCGTGTTCACCGTGACCTGGAAGGGCATGGCCTCGGCCTACTCGCTGACCACGGGAAAGACCCTGTGGACGGCCCCGGTGGGCGTCAAGATGCCCGATACGGAGGCCCTGCCTGGCATCACGTCTCCCGTGGTGTCGTCGGGGCAGGGCGTCGTGTACTTCCTCAGCCCGACCGGCGACCTGTCCGGCCTCGATCTGAACACGGGTGAGCGAGTCTGGCGCGGCCACGTGGACCCCGGCAAGCCGGGCCCCGGCTTCATGGACGTGCCCCAACTCCTCGCCTACGAGGACGTGTTGGTAGTCCGGCGCGGCAGCAAGATCGTCTCGCTGCTGCCGCACATCGGGGACTGA
- the proP gene encoding glycine betaine/L-proline transporter ProP yields MARTLLRRRKKALSAEDVMVSDRPKVRRAVTAAALGNTMEWFDFGVYAYLAGTIGKVFFPSSSPGAQVVATFATFAAAFLVRPLGGLVFGPLGDRIGRQKVLAATMIMMAASTFAVGLLPSYASIGFAAPLLLLVCRLVQGFSTGGEYAGATTYIAEYAPDQRRGFLGSWLDFGTFVGYSLGSGLVTVLTLTLGSDGLESWGWRIPFFIAGPLGLIGLYMRLKLEETPAFQQEAASAAAEREAGPASGEDDPVEQARQSGKGRLKEIFTRHWQAVLICMGLVLLYNVTNYMVTSYLPTFMTVTLGESDTTAQLLVLGTMLLVALAITTVGRSSDRWGRRPMFMGGSIALIALAIPAFLLIREGGILLPAFGCAVLGLLLVCFAGTAAATLPALFPTRLRYGALSIAYNISVSLFGGTTPLLASFLVEKTGNTLVPAFYLMVAGAIGLISTFFLHETAGRPLRGSGPMVETHDEAREMVARSRSEAGRHARDVWLRLWHPRGGGRGNSTKPRKRGD; encoded by the coding sequence ATGGCGCGCACGTTGCTGCGTCGCCGGAAGAAGGCGCTCAGTGCCGAGGACGTGATGGTCTCGGACCGCCCGAAGGTGCGGCGCGCGGTGACGGCCGCCGCCCTCGGGAACACCATGGAGTGGTTCGACTTCGGCGTCTACGCCTATTTGGCGGGCACGATCGGAAAGGTCTTCTTTCCGTCCAGCTCGCCCGGGGCCCAGGTCGTCGCCACCTTCGCCACGTTCGCCGCGGCCTTTCTCGTTCGCCCGTTGGGCGGCCTCGTGTTCGGGCCGCTGGGCGACCGCATCGGACGGCAGAAGGTGCTCGCGGCGACCATGATCATGATGGCTGCGAGCACCTTCGCCGTCGGCCTGCTGCCCTCGTACGCCTCCATCGGATTCGCCGCGCCCTTGCTGCTCCTCGTATGCCGACTGGTCCAGGGCTTCTCCACGGGCGGCGAGTACGCCGGCGCCACCACCTACATCGCCGAGTACGCCCCCGATCAGCGCCGCGGCTTCCTGGGCAGCTGGCTCGACTTCGGGACCTTCGTGGGCTACTCCCTTGGCTCGGGCCTGGTGACGGTCCTCACGCTGACCCTCGGGTCGGACGGCCTGGAGAGCTGGGGCTGGCGCATCCCCTTCTTCATCGCAGGGCCGCTCGGGCTCATCGGCCTCTACATGCGGCTGAAACTGGAGGAGACGCCCGCCTTCCAGCAGGAGGCGGCCTCCGCCGCGGCGGAGCGTGAGGCTGGTCCCGCGAGCGGCGAGGACGATCCCGTCGAGCAGGCTCGCCAGTCCGGCAAGGGACGGCTCAAGGAGATCTTCACCCGCCACTGGCAGGCGGTGCTGATCTGCATGGGCCTTGTGCTGCTCTACAACGTCACGAACTACATGGTGACGTCGTACCTCCCCACGTTCATGACGGTGACCTTGGGCGAAAGCGACACGACGGCTCAGTTGCTGGTGCTCGGCACCATGCTGCTGGTCGCTCTCGCCATCACCACAGTGGGCCGCAGCTCCGACCGGTGGGGCAGACGCCCGATGTTCATGGGCGGCAGCATCGCGCTGATCGCACTCGCCATCCCGGCGTTCCTGTTGATCCGGGAGGGCGGCATCCTCCTGCCCGCGTTCGGCTGTGCCGTCCTCGGCCTGCTTCTGGTCTGCTTCGCGGGCACGGCCGCGGCGACACTGCCGGCCCTGTTCCCCACCCGTCTGCGGTACGGCGCGCTGTCGATCGCCTACAACATCTCCGTCTCCCTCTTCGGCGGCACCACCCCCTTGCTCGCCTCCTTCCTGGTCGAAAAGACCGGCAACACGCTGGTGCCGGCCTTCTACTTGATGGTGGCCGGAGCGATCGGCCTGATCTCGACGTTCTTCCTGCACGAGACAGCAGGGCGGCCGCTGCGCGGCTCCGGCCCCATGGTCGAGACGCACGACGAGGCCCGCGAGATGGTGGCGCGCAGCCGCTCGGAGGCGGGGCGCCACGCACGCGACGTGTGGCTGCGGTTGTGGCATCCACGCGGCGGCGGACGCGGCAACTCCACGAAGCCCCGCAAGCGCGGAGACTGA
- a CDS encoding MFS transporter: MPGNGEAVTRRTETEVRSTEARGGEVRSGEQGPAFVLSRGIVMLFAVACGASVANVYFSQPLLVTMGHDLAMSPALVGSVVTLTHVGYGLGLFFLVPLGDMGDRRRLVVAQLLLLVVALGVVAAAPTAAILLAGMAATGLLAVVTQTLVAFAASLAPAAQRGRVVGLVTSGVVIGILLARTASGLMADLAGWRSVYLASAALTALLALILYRVLPHHSDAPPTPLRYGQLLRSTITLFARERLLRLRALFGLLIFAAFSTLWSSVALPLSEAPYFLSHSAIGALGLIGVVGALAATVAGRLNDRGFSRHTTGTALALLAASWLPLAFTRSSFWALAVGVILLDLAVQAVHVTNQTLIYALHPDAGSRLIGGYMVFYSVGSATGAIAATSLYSAAGWGAVCALGATFSCLGLLLWAITARRHTCRTPHIS, from the coding sequence ATGCCCGGCAACGGTGAGGCTGTGACACGACGGACCGAGACCGAGGTCCGCAGCACCGAGGCCCGCGGCGGGGAGGTCCGCAGCGGGGAACAAGGGCCCGCGTTCGTCCTGTCCCGCGGCATCGTCATGCTGTTCGCGGTCGCCTGCGGGGCTTCGGTGGCCAACGTCTACTTCTCCCAGCCGCTACTGGTGACCATGGGCCACGACCTCGCCATGAGCCCGGCACTCGTCGGCAGCGTGGTCACCCTCACGCATGTCGGCTACGGGCTCGGCCTCTTCTTCCTCGTACCGCTGGGTGACATGGGCGACCGCCGACGGCTCGTCGTGGCCCAATTGCTGCTCCTGGTAGTGGCGTTGGGCGTGGTGGCCGCCGCACCCACTGCGGCGATCCTGCTGGCGGGCATGGCCGCGACGGGGCTTCTCGCGGTCGTCACGCAGACGCTGGTGGCCTTCGCGGCCTCACTGGCACCTGCCGCCCAGCGCGGACGGGTCGTCGGCCTGGTCACCAGCGGCGTGGTCATCGGAATCCTGCTCGCCCGCACCGCATCCGGACTCATGGCCGATCTCGCGGGCTGGCGCTCCGTCTACCTCGCCTCGGCAGCGCTCACCGCCCTGCTCGCCCTGATCCTGTACCGCGTTCTGCCACACCACAGCGACGCGCCGCCGACACCCCTGCGCTACGGACAGCTCCTGCGCTCCACCATCACCCTGTTCGCACGGGAGCGGCTGCTGCGGCTCCGGGCCCTGTTCGGCCTGCTGATCTTCGCCGCCTTCAGCACCCTGTGGAGCAGCGTCGCGCTACCGCTCAGCGAGGCCCCGTACTTCCTGTCCCACAGCGCGATCGGGGCGCTGGGTCTCATCGGCGTCGTCGGCGCCCTGGCCGCGACCGTGGCCGGTCGCCTGAACGACCGTGGATTCTCCCGGCACACCACCGGCACCGCCCTGGCACTGCTCGCGGCGTCGTGGCTGCCCCTGGCCTTCACCCGCAGCTCGTTCTGGGCGCTTGCCGTCGGGGTGATCCTGCTCGACCTCGCCGTGCAGGCGGTCCATGTCACCAATCAGACCCTGATCTACGCGCTGCACCCGGACGCGGGCAGTCGGCTGATCGGCGGATACATGGTCTTCTACTCGGTCGGCAGCGCCACCGGCGCCATTGCCGCGACCTCCCTCTACTCGGCGGCCGGCTGGGGCGCGGTATGCGCGCTGGGGGCCACGTTCAGCTGCCTCGGGCTCCTGCTGTGGGCGATCACGGCCCGGCGGCACACCTGCCGGACTCCGCATATCAGTTGA
- a CDS encoding carboxymuconolactone decarboxylase family protein gives MEYPDLSALPVELQEVVTAYGSLNVFRMLMHSPALAPGVLTLGDAVLQRNSLPDTLRELAIVRVGHVYGAAYEVHHHERIARLVGVGEEALTAAGTGSAGHLPGPEAAVLTATDRLLARHTLDEVTREELLAFLTVNQLADLVITVGFYQLICGFLNTFEVTTEGETS, from the coding sequence ATGGAGTATCCGGATCTCTCCGCACTGCCCGTGGAGCTACAGGAAGTCGTGACGGCGTACGGCTCGCTCAACGTCTTCCGGATGCTGATGCACTCACCGGCCCTGGCTCCGGGCGTACTGACCCTCGGCGACGCGGTCCTGCAGCGGAACTCGCTGCCGGACACGTTGCGCGAACTCGCCATCGTGCGGGTCGGTCATGTCTACGGAGCGGCCTACGAGGTGCACCACCACGAGAGAATCGCCCGGCTCGTCGGAGTGGGGGAGGAGGCGCTCACTGCCGCCGGGACCGGCTCGGCCGGGCACCTTCCCGGCCCCGAGGCCGCCGTCCTGACCGCCACGGACCGGCTGCTCGCCCGGCACACCCTCGATGAGGTCACGCGCGAAGAACTGCTGGCGTTTCTGACGGTGAACCAGCTCGCGGACCTTGTCATCACCGTGGGCTTCTACCAACTCATCTGCGGCTTCCTCAACACCTTCGAGGTGACGACCGAGGGCGAGACGTCCTAG
- a CDS encoding vWA domain-containing protein, which yields MSANRIQHKVNHVALVVDCSGSMRPHQSQLIRVVDEFVAGLKAESDSLGHETRISLYSFDHRVENLVWDMDVKHLPSMRGLYQVNNGATALIEASLKSLDDLGNIWEEYGEHSFLQIVVTDGEENASGGDRRHDGDMTILGPWLDKIAAKMGGLPGHWTSAILVPNSLAKRTAQNYGFPAGNIAIWDADSQEGVEEAIGTVRAAATSFLRAREKGVRGTKNLFAVGQDISIDEVRANLEPIPADKYRLLKVDKEVEIRPFVDSHPGVAYERGSCYYQLGARAQVQPNKEVIVVEKDTDRAYTGDAARSLLFGSGIQGTVSVKAGNNPKLEVYVQSRSVNRKLKPKTRLLIML from the coding sequence ATGTCCGCCAACAGGATTCAGCACAAGGTGAATCACGTCGCGCTGGTAGTGGACTGTTCGGGTTCCATGCGTCCGCATCAGAGTCAACTCATCCGTGTCGTGGACGAGTTCGTGGCGGGTTTGAAGGCCGAGTCGGACAGCCTCGGTCACGAAACCCGGATCAGCCTCTACTCCTTCGACCACAGGGTGGAGAATCTCGTCTGGGACATGGATGTGAAGCACCTGCCGTCCATGCGGGGTCTCTACCAAGTCAACAATGGCGCCACGGCCCTCATCGAGGCTTCACTGAAGTCCCTGGACGACCTGGGAAACATCTGGGAGGAATACGGCGAGCACAGCTTCCTCCAGATCGTGGTGACGGACGGCGAGGAGAACGCCTCCGGCGGGGACAGGCGGCACGACGGCGACATGACGATCCTCGGGCCGTGGCTCGACAAGATCGCGGCGAAGATGGGAGGGCTTCCGGGCCACTGGACCTCCGCCATCCTCGTGCCGAACTCCCTGGCCAAGCGGACGGCCCAGAACTACGGCTTCCCGGCCGGGAACATAGCCATCTGGGACGCGGATTCCCAGGAAGGCGTCGAGGAGGCCATCGGCACCGTGCGCGCCGCCGCGACCAGCTTCCTCCGGGCCCGCGAGAAGGGCGTACGCGGCACCAAGAACCTGTTCGCCGTCGGTCAGGACATATCGATCGACGAAGTGCGTGCCAATCTCGAACCGATTCCGGCGGACAAATACCGGCTCCTGAAGGTCGACAAGGAAGTCGAGATCCGACCCTTCGTCGATTCGCACCCGGGCGTGGCCTACGAACGCGGTTCCTGTTACTACCAGTTGGGCGCCCGGGCCCAGGTCCAGCCCAACAAGGAAGTCATCGTGGTCGAGAAGGACACCGATCGCGCTTATACGGGCGACGCGGCGCGCAGCCTTCTGTTCGGGTCGGGCATTCAAGGGACCGTCTCGGTGAAGGCGGGGAACAATCCCAAGCTGGAGGTCTACGTACAGAGTCGTTCGGTGAACAGGAAGCTCAAGCCGAAGACCCGGCTTCTCATCATGCTCTGA
- a CDS encoding winged helix-turn-helix transcriptional regulator, which yields MVTRTRFDDSECPVARSVDAIGDWWSLLIVRDAFDGSRRFGEFQRSLGVAKNILTARLRTLVAGGVLESVPASDGSAYREYVLTPKGEALFPVIVALRQWGEQNFFAPGEPHSQLVDRRQGNSLRPLEVLSADGRRLNPDDTTVHKLSPQ from the coding sequence ATGGTGACCAGGACGCGCTTCGACGACAGCGAATGCCCCGTCGCCCGGTCGGTGGACGCGATCGGCGACTGGTGGTCCCTGCTGATCGTGCGGGACGCCTTCGACGGAAGCCGCCGCTTCGGTGAGTTCCAGCGCAGCCTCGGGGTGGCGAAGAACATCCTCACCGCGCGACTGCGCACCCTGGTCGCAGGCGGTGTCCTCGAATCCGTCCCCGCCTCGGACGGCAGCGCCTACCGCGAGTACGTACTCACGCCGAAGGGCGAGGCACTCTTCCCCGTCATCGTGGCGCTGCGGCAGTGGGGCGAACAGAACTTCTTCGCCCCCGGCGAGCCTCACTCACAATTGGTCGACCGCCGGCAGGGGAACAGCCTCCGTCCGCTGGAGGTGCTGTCCGCGGACGGGCGACGGCTGAACCCCGACGACACCACCGTCCACAAGCTCTCCCCTCAGTGA
- a CDS encoding SigE family RNA polymerase sigma factor: MEASSHDEFREFVAMRSTALLRLAVLLTGGDRHAAEDLLQIALMKAYGRWAHIEQPEAYVRQVLYRQQVSRWRLRRHRAETTVPVLPESGGEAGAESDSELRIALWAALRRLTKRQRAVVVLRYFEDLPEGEVAALLRCPVGTVRSTAHRSLAKLRALVPELGPERPAEQAQSLSYTPKEMQG, encoded by the coding sequence ATGGAGGCCTCAAGTCACGACGAGTTCCGGGAGTTCGTAGCGATGCGCTCCACCGCGCTGCTGCGGCTCGCGGTGCTGCTCACCGGCGGGGACCGGCATGCGGCGGAGGATCTGCTGCAGATTGCGCTGATGAAGGCCTACGGACGCTGGGCGCACATCGAGCAGCCCGAGGCGTATGTCCGCCAGGTCCTGTACCGCCAGCAGGTCAGCCGCTGGCGGCTGCGCAGACATCGCGCCGAGACGACGGTGCCCGTACTGCCCGAGTCCGGCGGGGAAGCCGGTGCCGAGTCGGATTCCGAGCTGCGGATCGCGCTGTGGGCGGCGCTCCGTCGTCTGACGAAGCGGCAGCGGGCCGTGGTCGTGCTGCGCTACTTCGAGGATCTGCCGGAGGGCGAGGTCGCGGCGCTGCTGAGGTGCCCGGTGGGCACGGTGCGCAGTACCGCGCACCGATCGCTCGCCAAGCTCCGCGCGCTCGTACCGGAGCTCGGGCCCGAACGGCCCGCGGAACAGGCGCAGTCGCTCAGCTACACGCCGAAGGAGATGCAGGGATGA